One Calditrichota bacterium DNA window includes the following coding sequences:
- the lptB gene encoding LPS export ABC transporter ATP-binding protein, with protein sequence MTTLDARGLIKKFGRRRVVDSVSISVGTGEIVGLLGPNGAGKTTTFHMITGLLSPDAGKVQLGERDITRMPMHRRARLGMSYLSQEPSVFRTLTVEQNLLAILETLPLPRPDRIARAEQLMSEFGISHLRKQKAQTLSGGERRRVEIARALTTSPLFMLLDEPFAGIDPIAVNDIQEIVGGLASRGIGVLITDHNVHETLQITHRAYLLYDGKVLKEGTSDFLAQDEQARQLYLGEKFKLDR encoded by the coding sequence ATGACGACACTCGATGCCCGCGGGCTGATCAAGAAGTTCGGTCGCCGCCGGGTCGTGGATAGTGTTTCCATCTCGGTTGGAACGGGTGAAATTGTGGGTCTTCTCGGGCCCAACGGCGCCGGCAAGACGACGACGTTTCATATGATCACCGGGCTGCTCTCACCCGACGCCGGAAAGGTGCAGTTGGGCGAGCGCGATATCACCCGGATGCCAATGCATCGGCGAGCCCGTCTCGGGATGAGTTACCTGTCACAAGAACCGTCGGTTTTCCGGACCTTGACAGTCGAGCAGAATCTGCTCGCAATCCTGGAGACGCTCCCGCTGCCCCGCCCGGACCGTATAGCCCGTGCCGAGCAGTTGATGTCCGAGTTTGGGATCAGCCACCTGCGAAAGCAGAAGGCTCAGACGCTTTCCGGCGGCGAGCGTCGGCGGGTCGAAATCGCCCGCGCATTGACGACATCGCCTTTGTTTATGCTTCTCGACGAGCCTTTCGCCGGGATCGATCCGATAGCCGTCAATGACATACAGGAGATCGTCGGCGGGCTGGCAAGTCGCGGCATCGGAGTCCTTATCACCGACCATAACGTGCACGAGACGCTTCAGATCACCCACCGCGCCTATCTGCTCTATGATGGGAAGGTGCTAAAGGAAGGCACTTCAGATTTTTTAGCCCAGGACGAGCAGGCGCGGCAACTCTATTTGGGAGAAAAGTTCAAACTTGACCGTTAG
- the rpoN gene encoding RNA polymerase factor sigma-54: protein MPELKQVLGQRHELSLAQTPQQILRSELTQMSILELELRVRAELDENPFLEEAEESVESEVATEADDSAEDRESLAIADTEAEPDAPPAEPEKAREIDWDEILNDSSHWEYRAQSRVQVPEEGTELPQPSVETLADHLLTQLHLDDLTDTEQAIGEEIIGSIDRDGHMHNITLEEIAADSGVSLETVARVHRRIMTYDPPGIGARTLRECLLVQLELRDPRHPVAEQMVAESWDDIINKRYEVIRDRLSVTLDVVRSGFEAISRLNPKPGEGYFDERQNYVIPDLVVTQVGGKFEVFLNDGDIPNFHINSTYKDLYLKQEQTDKKVREFLTRKLESARWFINAIHQRRTTMLRTMRAIVDRQIDFFRGGPQYLHPMILADIADEIGMDISTISRVTSGKYVQTDWGVFELKYFFSEAMETDEGDEVSNRVIKARLKELIEGENKMEPLSDQELTDMLNADGFQIRRRTVAKYREQLRIPIKRLRRMI, encoded by the coding sequence ATGCCTGAATTGAAGCAGGTGCTGGGGCAGCGCCATGAACTCTCTCTCGCGCAGACGCCACAGCAGATTCTCCGCTCCGAATTGACCCAAATGTCGATCCTCGAACTCGAACTAAGGGTCCGGGCTGAACTCGACGAGAATCCATTCTTGGAGGAGGCTGAGGAGTCGGTCGAGAGCGAGGTCGCAACCGAGGCCGATGACAGCGCTGAAGATCGCGAATCGTTAGCCATTGCCGATACTGAAGCCGAGCCGGACGCACCGCCGGCCGAGCCGGAGAAGGCACGCGAGATTGACTGGGATGAAATCCTCAACGACTCATCGCATTGGGAGTATCGGGCACAATCGCGGGTGCAGGTTCCCGAAGAGGGGACCGAACTGCCGCAACCCTCCGTCGAGACGCTGGCCGATCACCTCCTCACACAATTGCACCTCGATGACCTAACCGATACCGAACAGGCTATAGGTGAGGAGATCATCGGCTCGATCGATCGCGACGGCCACATGCACAACATTACGCTGGAGGAGATTGCAGCCGACAGCGGCGTGTCGCTCGAGACCGTTGCCCGGGTGCACCGGCGAATCATGACCTACGATCCACCCGGAATCGGTGCCCGAACACTGCGGGAGTGTCTTCTAGTGCAACTTGAGTTACGCGATCCGCGGCATCCGGTCGCCGAGCAGATGGTTGCTGAGTCTTGGGATGACATCATCAATAAGCGCTACGAAGTGATCCGCGACCGGCTCAGCGTCACGCTCGACGTAGTGCGCAGCGGCTTCGAGGCAATCTCAAGACTCAACCCCAAGCCGGGCGAAGGCTACTTCGACGAACGGCAGAATTATGTCATTCCCGACCTCGTCGTTACCCAGGTTGGCGGCAAGTTCGAAGTCTTCCTGAACGACGGGGACATCCCCAACTTCCATATCAACTCCACCTACAAAGACCTCTACCTCAAGCAGGAACAGACGGACAAAAAAGTCCGCGAGTTCCTGACCCGCAAACTCGAATCGGCCCGGTGGTTCATCAATGCGATCCACCAGCGTCGCACGACGATGCTCCGGACGATGCGCGCTATCGTAGATCGACAGATCGACTTCTTTCGCGGCGGTCCGCAATACCTCCACCCTATGATCCTGGCTGACATCGCCGACGAAATCGGGATGGACATATCGACCATTTCGCGGGTTACAAGCGGCAAGTATGTCCAGACCGACTGGGGCGTCTTTGAACTGAAATACTTTTTTAGCGAAGCGATGGAGACCGACGAAGGCGACGAGGTCTCGAATCGGGTCATCAAGGCGCGGCTAAAGGAACTTATCGAAGGTGAGAACAAGATGGAGCCGCTCTCGGATCAGGAGTTGACCGACATGCTCAATGCCGATGGATTCCAGATTCGGCGAAGAACAGTGGCGAAGTATCGCGAGCAGTTGCGGATACCGATCAAGCGGCTGCGGCGGATGATCTGA
- the tsaE gene encoding tRNA (adenosine(37)-N6)-threonylcarbamoyltransferase complex ATPase subunit type 1 TsaE translates to MPSVEWGRWQVRSLAGTQRVAASFARVLKAGDVVGLTGELGAGKTEFVRLTCSVLGLREVVSSPSFVRLNKYEMPPGGPFEAVYHADFYLAKSLEDALDYGLDELYTGRNLVFVEWAERFPQLMPRGAWRVELAVSGPKSREIVILQD, encoded by the coding sequence ATGCCGTCTGTAGAGTGGGGCCGGTGGCAGGTGCGGAGCCTGGCTGGGACACAGCGGGTTGCCGCATCTTTCGCCAGAGTCTTGAAAGCAGGCGATGTCGTAGGCCTTACCGGAGAACTTGGTGCCGGGAAGACGGAATTCGTCCGTTTGACGTGCTCGGTATTGGGACTTAGAGAGGTAGTATCGAGTCCGTCGTTTGTGCGGCTCAACAAGTATGAGATGCCGCCTGGCGGCCCCTTTGAGGCGGTCTATCACGCCGATTTCTATCTGGCGAAGTCACTGGAGGATGCGCTCGATTACGGACTCGACGAGCTCTACACCGGAAGGAACCTGGTCTTTGTCGAGTGGGCCGAGCGGTTCCCGCAACTGATGCCGCGCGGCGCCTGGCGAGTTGAACTTGCGGTCAGTGGTCCCAAGTCTCGCGAAATTGTCATCCTGCAGGATTGA
- a CDS encoding SDR family oxidoreductase: MSGSNTVYISGASSGIGMACAKAYAERGCRLVLAARRLERLEKLKADLERMFTVEVYVASLDVRDSEAVAAFVGSIPGALADIDILVNNAGLSRGLAPIQEGELQDWEEMIDTNLKGLLYLTRQILPGMIARGRGHVVNIGSVAGQQVYPGGNVYCATKFAVRALTEGLKMDLLGTPVRVTTVDPGMVETEFSLVRYRGDVERAARTYKGLTPLQPEDIADAVVYATSRPAHVNISEMILWPVDQASVYHTHRRL, from the coding sequence ATGAGCGGTTCGAACACGGTATACATCAGCGGTGCGTCGTCGGGCATCGGGATGGCGTGCGCGAAGGCTTATGCTGAGCGCGGATGCCGGCTGGTGTTGGCAGCACGGCGACTCGAGCGATTGGAAAAGTTGAAGGCGGATTTAGAGAGAATGTTCACGGTTGAAGTCTATGTTGCCTCGCTCGATGTGCGTGATTCGGAGGCTGTTGCGGCGTTCGTTGGAAGTATACCCGGTGCACTTGCAGATATAGATATCCTCGTCAACAACGCCGGGCTGTCGCGCGGACTGGCGCCGATACAGGAAGGGGAATTGCAGGACTGGGAGGAGATGATCGACACCAACCTCAAGGGGCTGCTCTATCTAACCCGCCAGATCTTGCCGGGAATGATTGCGCGGGGGAGGGGACACGTCGTCAACATCGGGAGCGTTGCCGGACAACAGGTCTATCCGGGAGGAAATGTCTATTGTGCGACGAAGTTCGCGGTGCGGGCGTTGACCGAGGGTCTGAAGATGGACCTCCTCGGCACTCCCGTCCGGGTGACGACGGTTGATCCGGGGATGGTGGAGACGGAGTTCAGTCTGGTGCGTTACCGGGGCGACGTCGAACGCGCTGCAAGGACCTATAAAGGTCTGACTCCCCTGCAGCCGGAGGATATTGCCGATGCGGTGGTCTATGCAACATCACGACCGGCGCACGTCAACATCAGCGAAATGATCCTCTGGCCGGTCGATCAGGCGTCCGTCTATCATACCCACCGCAGGTTATAG